The Mytilus galloprovincialis chromosome 7, xbMytGall1.hap1.1, whole genome shotgun sequence genome has a window encoding:
- the LOC143083914 gene encoding tolloid-like protein 1 translates to MLLVLLLTLVIFVPDAVDAQCSSLSILSANANEKVIEKSKERNLDCHWTIESPDYVEINVTKWSLAQTCAEDSLRIYDGHDTHGLLLAELCSYGSIKIMVSSRGKAHVWFKTGSTSTGTGITLSYKSYGQNLPSCHSGYELPQRRFVRADETHQVITSKNYPNNYPKDDKEEWVIIKPSSSTPLAIVVEDMDIEDSHHCGYDYLAVYDGKCSYDKEKAKLCNDRKESWTLTGNKYSLIRFQSDTDRTGKGFKLRFYLGTVEESKGDSSALHAILIGLIAACIVVIFLLASAKLYMRCFKKPKVRPNQDILRNRRAVLEAQVRRGPLGSRLARMMTAQSIHSEMTRYLSNTTEHDSRVSTFEISTSQSSGAGLVFEDGMFQPPSYSALFRHSEEPSAPPADNNAPPPYPGSPDLKLEGQGNTVSVAHASPIHDNNKAGDGLANVETVLPPPYNSS, encoded by the exons gaatttaGACTGTCATTGGACAATTGAATCTCCCGACTATGTTGAAATAAACGTCACAAAGTGGTCATTAGCACAGACATGCGCAGAAGACAGCCTTCGGATTTATGATG GACATGATACCCATGGTCTGTTGCTTGCTGAACTTTGCAGCTATGGATCAATCAAAATTATGGTCTCAAGTCGTGGAAAGGCGCATGTGTGGTTCAAAACCGGAAGTACAAGCACTGGAACTGGAATAACACTGTCGTACAAATCGTATGGCCAAA ATTTACCTTCTTGTCACTCTGGATACGAATTGCCACAACGACGCTTTGTTAGAGCTGACGAAACACACCAAGTCATCACCTCTAAGAATTATCCTAACAACTACCCAAA aGATGATAAAGAAGAGTGGGTTATTATTAAGCCTAGTTCCTCCACACCTCTGGCTATTGTTGTGGAGGATATGGATATTGAAGACAGTCATCACTGTGGATATGATTACCTCGCTGTATATGACG GGAAGTGTTCATACGACAAGGAGAAAGCAAAGTTATGTAACGATAGAAAAGAATCTTGGACCCTTACAGGAAACAAATATTCCCTGATCAGATTCCAGTCTGATACTGATAGAACAGGAAAAGGTTTCAAACTTCGTTTCTACTTAGGCACAGTTGAAG AATCAAAGGGCGATTCAAGTGCACTGCATGCCATTTTGATTGGATTGATAGCTGCCTGTATAGTTGTCATATTTTTACTTGCATCAGCTAAGTTATACATGCGCTGTTTCAAGAAACCAAAAGTTCGTCCAAATCAAGACATACTACGCAACCGGAGAGCAGTTCTTGAAGCTCAAGTCCGAAGAGGTCCACTCGGATCAAGATTAGCCAGAATGATGACAGCGCAATCTATTCATTCTGAAATGACACGGTACCTGAGCAATACCACGGAGCACGATAGCCGAGTCTCTACATTTGAGATTTCCACGTCACAGTCGTCAGGAGCCGGTTTGGTTTTTGAAGATGGAATGTTCCAGCCGCCATCTTACAGTGCTCTTTTCCGCCATTCGGAAGAACCATCAGCACCCCCAGCAGACAATAATGCCCCGCCCCCTTATCCGGGTTCTCCAGATTTAAAACTTGAAGGTCAAGGAAATACTGTCAGTGTTGCTCATGCGTCACCTATTCACGATAACAATAAGGCCGGTGATGGTCTGGCGAACGTAGAGACGGTCCTTCCACCACCGTACAACTCTAGCTAA